The Herbaspirillum sp. RTI4 genome has a segment encoding these proteins:
- a CDS encoding UxaA family hydrolase yields MNSQTILLAPEDNCVVATTNLEQGAHLELDGDVVVVSVSVTLGHKLTRRALWAGERVIKYGAVIGHVTEDVAKGVHLHTHNMVSDYIPTYTLDSGKSFVQHDH; encoded by the coding sequence ATGAACTCGCAAACTATTTTGTTGGCCCCCGAAGATAACTGCGTGGTTGCCACTACGAACCTGGAGCAGGGAGCGCATCTGGAACTGGATGGTGACGTGGTGGTGGTGTCTGTCTCGGTCACGTTGGGTCACAAGCTGACGCGCCGGGCGCTGTGGGCGGGGGAGAGAGTCATCAAATACGGTGCGGTGATCGGTCATGTCACTGAAGATGTCGCCAAAGGTGTGCATCTCCACACACATAATATGGTCAGCGATTACATCCCGACTTATACGCTCGATAGCGGTAAAAGTTTCGTACAGCATGACCATTAA
- a CDS encoding UxaA family hydrolase — protein MTIKKEETEVITSANTLRGYLRDDGRKGIRNVVAVAYLVECAHHVASEVVLEFRKMSEPSLCVHLIGFPGCYPNVYAEQMMERLLTHPNVGAVLLVSLGCESMNKRHLEQAVRASGRPVHTLTIQETGGTRSTIAKGVEWVQWALASLRLQKTVTMALSELVVGTICGGSDGTSGITANPAIGRAFDLLIEQGSVCIFEETGELVGCEFHMQKRAVTPELGEEIVKCVAKAARYYSIMGHGSFAVGNAEGGLTTQEEKSMGAYAKSGRSPIDGIIKPGYVSTPEGKNGGLYLLDVVPDGEPRFGFPNIADNAEIVELIACGSHVILFSTGRGSVVGSAISPVIKVCANTETYKKMTDDMDINAGRILDGEGTLEEVGQEIFDLVQQVSRGIKSKSEDLGHQEFILTYKSFDPVGPSCLPAGTRMRSLNSA, from the coding sequence ATGACCATTAAAAAGGAAGAAACTGAGGTGATCACATCGGCGAACACACTCCGTGGTTATTTGCGTGATGATGGCCGCAAGGGCATACGCAATGTGGTCGCGGTCGCTTATCTGGTCGAATGTGCGCATCATGTGGCGAGCGAAGTTGTACTGGAATTCCGCAAGATGAGCGAGCCATCTTTGTGCGTACATCTGATCGGCTTTCCCGGTTGTTATCCGAATGTCTATGCCGAACAAATGATGGAGCGTTTGCTGACGCATCCGAATGTCGGTGCCGTGCTGCTGGTATCGCTTGGCTGTGAGAGTATGAACAAGCGTCATCTGGAGCAAGCAGTGCGCGCATCAGGCAGGCCCGTGCACACCTTGACCATCCAAGAGACCGGCGGTACCCGGAGCACGATTGCCAAAGGCGTCGAATGGGTGCAATGGGCCTTAGCGAGTCTGCGACTGCAAAAAACAGTGACTATGGCCTTGTCTGAATTAGTGGTCGGCACGATTTGCGGCGGCTCGGACGGTACTTCCGGCATCACTGCCAATCCCGCCATCGGTCGTGCTTTCGATCTGCTGATAGAGCAGGGTTCAGTCTGCATTTTTGAAGAAACTGGCGAACTCGTCGGTTGCGAATTTCATATGCAGAAGCGCGCCGTGACTCCAGAACTCGGGGAAGAAATCGTCAAGTGTGTTGCCAAGGCGGCGCGCTATTACAGCATCATGGGCCATGGTAGTTTCGCCGTCGGCAATGCCGAGGGTGGCTTAACCACACAGGAAGAAAAGTCCATGGGCGCCTACGCCAAAAGTGGCAGGTCGCCCATCGATGGCATCATCAAACCGGGTTATGTTTCCACTCCGGAAGGCAAAAACGGAGGTTTGTATTTGCTGGACGTGGTGCCGGATGGCGAGCCGCGTTTCGGTTTTCCGAATATTGCCGACAACGCCGAAATTGTTGAGCTGATCGCTTGTGGATCACATGTCATTCTGTTTTCCACCGGCCGCGGTTCGGTTGTCGGCTCAGCGATTTCGCCGGTGATCAAAGTCTGCGCCAATACCGAGACCTACAAAAAAATGACCGATGACATGGACATCAATGCCGGTCGGATTCTGGATGGTGAGGGCACGCTGGAAGAAGTCGGGCAAGAGATTTTTGATTTGGTGCAACAAGTGTCCAGAGGGATTAAAAGTAAGTCCGAAGATCTTGGTCATCAGGAATTTATTCTAACTTACAAATCCTTCGATCCGGTCGGCCCTTCCTGCTTGCCTGCAGGTACGCGCATGCGGAGCTTGAACAGCGCCTAG
- a CDS encoding sn-glycerol-3-phosphate ABC transporter ATP-binding protein UgpC, with protein sequence MASVSINQIYKSYGSTPILKGINFEIANGEFVVLVGPSGCGKSTLLRMIAGLEEVNQGEVKIDNQVVNTLAPKDRDIAMVFQNYALYPHMSVQDNMSFSLRLAKRPAAEIEARTKAAADILGLDQLLLRFPRELSGGQRQRVAMGRAIVRDPKVFLFDEPLSNLDAKLRVQMRTEIKALHQRLKTTSVYVTHDQIEAMTMADKIVIMHDGMVEQMGAPLDVYDNPENLFVAGFIGSPAMNFLRGTYRQKGDAAWVEFVDGGKLAAPVSDIHDGHAVIFGMRPEHLSLANGSVGLSCKVNVVETTGATTELFCLHGKTEICVIFHDRHHFVSGETVTLVPKSGRVYLFDVETQQRLR encoded by the coding sequence ATGGCGTCAGTCAGCATCAATCAGATATACAAATCGTATGGCAGCACGCCTATTCTGAAAGGCATCAATTTCGAGATCGCCAATGGTGAATTTGTGGTCTTGGTTGGTCCTTCCGGTTGTGGAAAATCAACCTTGTTGCGCATGATCGCTGGCCTGGAAGAAGTCAATCAGGGCGAAGTGAAAATCGATAATCAGGTCGTCAATACGCTGGCACCGAAAGATCGCGATATCGCCATGGTGTTCCAGAACTATGCGCTGTATCCGCACATGTCAGTGCAGGATAATATGAGCTTTTCCTTGCGTCTGGCCAAGCGTCCGGCGGCGGAAATCGAAGCACGCACCAAGGCCGCAGCGGATATTTTGGGATTAGATCAATTGCTGCTCCGCTTTCCCCGGGAGTTGTCAGGCGGTCAGCGTCAGCGTGTAGCGATGGGGCGTGCCATCGTTCGCGATCCTAAAGTATTTTTGTTCGATGAGCCGTTGTCGAATCTCGATGCCAAGCTCCGCGTACAAATGCGCACTGAGATCAAAGCGCTGCATCAGCGCCTAAAAACCACCTCTGTTTATGTCACCCACGATCAAATCGAGGCGATGACCATGGCGGACAAAATTGTCATTATGCATGACGGGATGGTTGAGCAAATGGGCGCACCGCTGGACGTCTATGACAACCCGGAAAATCTGTTCGTTGCTGGTTTTATCGGTTCTCCTGCGATGAATTTTTTGCGCGGAACCTACCGACAAAAAGGCGATGCGGCCTGGGTCGAATTCGTCGACGGCGGAAAATTGGCCGCTCCCGTTAGCGATATTCACGATGGCCATGCTGTGATCTTCGGCATGCGTCCTGAGCATCTCAGTCTGGCGAATGGCAGCGTTGGGTTGAGCTGCAAAGTCAATGTCGTTGAGACCACCGGCGCGACGACTGAATTATTTTGTCTGCATGGCAAAACTGAAATTTGCGTAATTTTTCATGACCGGCATCACTTCGTTTCTGGCGAGACAGTAACGCTGGTACCGAAATCCGGTCGCGTCTATTTGTTCGATGTGGAAACTCAACAGCGTTTACGTTAA
- a CDS encoding aldo/keto reductase, producing the protein MKTNARKQLGKTDLQTTALSMGTAGLAGLYHGVPFDDAIAALQAAWDAGMRYFDTAPYYGYGKSEHRVGHVLRNFLQYAERSEFVLSTKVGRILKSRSRPGAQPRDINDGWNNPFPFEPVYDYSYSGVMRSFEDSLQRLGMAHIDILLVHDIGSATHGELQAQYWQQLTGGGGFRALDELRRSGTISAVGLGVNETDVVMAAMQEFDLDCCLLAGRYTLLEQQALDQFMPECSQRKVSILLGGIFNSGILAKGMSDSKGLTYNYGPVPPAVISRVKQLDAVCLEFDVSLAAAALQFPYAHPQVASIIAGGRNAQEVNENTRSFRQLIPDEFWHALQSRGLLHAAAPLPVGKK; encoded by the coding sequence ATGAAAACCAACGCCCGAAAACAACTCGGTAAAACCGATTTACAAACTACTGCGCTCAGCATGGGCACGGCTGGTCTGGCGGGTTTGTATCACGGGGTACCGTTTGATGATGCCATCGCTGCGCTGCAAGCCGCCTGGGATGCCGGCATGCGCTATTTCGATACCGCCCCTTATTACGGTTACGGCAAAAGTGAGCACCGGGTAGGGCATGTCTTGCGCAATTTCTTGCAGTATGCGGAACGCAGCGAATTTGTCTTGTCTACCAAGGTTGGTCGCATCCTGAAATCGCGTTCGCGTCCCGGCGCCCAGCCACGCGACATCAATGATGGCTGGAACAACCCGTTTCCTTTCGAGCCAGTGTATGACTATAGCTATAGCGGCGTCATGCGTTCGTTTGAAGACAGCTTGCAACGGCTGGGCATGGCTCACATTGATATCTTGCTGGTACACGACATCGGCAGCGCGACGCATGGCGAATTGCAAGCGCAGTACTGGCAGCAATTGACGGGTGGAGGCGGCTTTAGGGCGCTGGATGAATTGCGCCGCAGCGGTACGATCAGCGCGGTCGGACTGGGGGTGAACGAAACCGACGTCGTCATGGCGGCGATGCAGGAATTCGATCTTGATTGCTGTTTGCTGGCGGGGCGTTACACCTTGCTGGAGCAACAGGCATTAGATCAATTCATGCCGGAATGTAGCCAACGCAAGGTCTCAATTCTGCTCGGCGGGATCTTTAATTCCGGCATTCTCGCCAAAGGCATGAGTGACAGCAAGGGGCTTACCTACAACTATGGCCCGGTCCCGCCAGCGGTGATCTCGCGTGTGAAGCAACTTGACGCAGTGTGCCTCGAATTCGATGTCTCTTTAGCGGCAGCCGCTCTTCAATTCCCCTATGCCCACCCACAAGTGGCAAGCATCATTGCCGGGGGGCGCAATGCGCAGGAAGTCAATGAAAATACGCGATCTTTCAGACAATTAATTCCAGATGAATTCTGGCATGCATTGCAGTCCCGCGGACTCTTGCATGCTGCTGCTCCACTACCTGTGGGCAAAAAATGA
- a CDS encoding amidohydrolase family protein, translated as MTTWRIDAHQHYWTTQRSDYGWLTPALPTLYQDFQPNDLAPLLHQYGIDKSIVVQAAASVAETEYLLTLADTNDSIAAVVGWVDMLADDASATISQFAQHKKFKALRPMLQDLPQDDWISMAAHQTALDSVVQVMLEHELVFDALVQPRHLSPLHLFAQRHPLLPIVINHAGKPNIAESAWQPWSTQMAALACLPNVRCKLSGLITEASPDWVEEHLRPYVNYLIQHFGAGRLIWGSDWPVLNLNGSYADWWNASEILLDALSDAEREAVFGTNANAVYRLML; from the coding sequence ATGACAACATGGCGCATCGATGCGCATCAACATTACTGGACAACGCAACGTAGCGACTACGGCTGGCTGACACCCGCATTACCTACGCTTTACCAGGATTTTCAACCGAACGATCTGGCGCCCTTGCTGCATCAATATGGCATAGACAAATCTATCGTAGTGCAAGCGGCTGCTAGCGTGGCAGAAACAGAATACTTGCTTACCTTGGCGGACACGAATGACTCCATTGCCGCGGTAGTTGGCTGGGTCGATATGCTGGCCGACGATGCGTCTGCAACGATTAGTCAGTTCGCGCAGCACAAGAAATTCAAGGCTCTGCGTCCCATGCTGCAAGACTTGCCGCAGGATGATTGGATCAGTATGGCCGCACATCAAACCGCGCTGGACTCCGTAGTGCAAGTCATGCTGGAACATGAACTGGTTTTCGATGCGCTGGTGCAGCCACGTCATCTCAGTCCTCTGCACTTATTCGCACAACGCCATCCCTTGTTGCCGATTGTGATTAATCATGCCGGCAAACCCAACATTGCGGAAAGCGCCTGGCAACCCTGGTCAACGCAAATGGCTGCACTGGCCTGTCTGCCTAATGTGAGGTGCAAATTATCCGGTCTGATTACTGAAGCCAGTCCCGACTGGGTAGAGGAGCACTTACGTCCTTATGTCAATTATTTGATCCAACATTTCGGCGCAGGGCGCTTGATATGGGGCAGTGATTGGCCGGTACTTAATCTGAATGGCAGTTATGCCGATTGGTGGAACGCCAGCGAAATTTTGCTGGACGCGTTAAGTGATGCCGAACGTGAGGCGGTGTTCGGAACGAATGCCAACGCTGTTTACCGCTTAATGTTGTAG